The nucleotide window CCCAAAGGAGGCGGGCCAGAACACGCGGGACGGAATCTGCACGCAGGCAATGGCTAGCAGCAGCCACGCAATGACGAGCAGGGTACATTTAAAGGCAAAGGAACGGCGCACAATCGAGAACCCCTAGGCGGGCAAAGCAAAGGTATGGGTTACGGCCACTTTCGCGCTACAGCTATCCGCAACGCGCAAAAACCACGCTTTTTTGGTTGTATCTTTCCCTATGCAATTACCCTTACTCTCCCGATTCGTCGCTATTTTCCTTATTCAGCTGCTGCCGGCCTTATGTACCCGTGCCGCCGCAGCAGCCCCGGCATCCCCGAGCAGCCGGCCCGCACCCTGGAATTTGTGGAAAACAAAGGCCAGTGGCCCGCCCGTGTGCAGTACCTGGCCGAGCTGCCCAGTGGGCGGCTGTTCCTGGAGAAAACCGGCTTCACCTACGCATTTGTCGACTCCAAGGCCCTGGACCAGCACCACGACCACGGAGCTCCGGCCGCGAAGCTGCCGGCCCACGCCTATTCCATGACGTTTGTGAACGGCAATGCCAACCCGGACATGGTTGCTGCCACCGCTACCGATGAGCAGCGCAACTATTTTCTGGGTAACGACTCCCGCAAGTGGGCCGCGCGGGTGCGGGGCTTCCGGCAGGTGCGCTACCAGAACATTTACCCCGGCATTAGCACCGAGCTCTACGAAAACGCCGACGGCCACCTCGAGTACGACTTCCAGGTGGGGGCCAAAGCGCAGCCCTCCCAGATCCGGCTGCGCTACAACGGAGCCCAGCATCTGAGCTTGCACGAAGGTCAACTCCGGATTCAGACTTCCGTGGGTACCGTGGTGGAGCTGGCCCCCCGGGCCTGGCAGCAGCAAGGCGAAAAGCGGGTACCCGTGGCCTGCGAGTACGTGCTGCAGAACAATGTGGTGAGCTTCCGCCTAGGCCGCTACAACCACGAGCTGCCGCTGATTATTGACCCCACGGTGCTGTTCTCATCCTTTACTGGCTCCACGGCCGACAACTGGGGCTTTACGGCCACCTACGACCCCCAGGGCAATATGTACTCCGGCGGCATCGTGTTCGGCGTTGGCTTTCCCACCGTCCTGGGCGCCTATGACACCTCGTTCAACGGCCTGGCCGATATTGCCATTTTTAAGTACACTACCACCAACACCGGTTCTGCCTCCCGCGCCTACGCCACCTACCTGGGCGGTGACTCGACTGAGGCCCCGCACAGCCTGGTCGTAAATCCGGCCGGAGAACTGGTTATTATGGGAGCCAGCAGCTCGCGCAATTACCCAACCACCGCCGGGGCCTACGACAGGTCGTTCAACGGCGGCCCCCGCGTCAACAACGTGAACGGGCTGCGCTACATTAACGGCTGCGACATTATCGTCAGCAAGCTCAGCGCCGACGGCAGCCGCCTGACGGCCTCCACCTTCCTGGGTGGCGCCGGTACCGACGGCCTGGTCCCGACCGGACCTCTGACCCACAACTACGGTGACCAATTCCGCGGCGACGTTATTGCGGACGGCTCGGGCAACGTGTACATAGCCTCCGTTACGGGCAGCGGTGATTTTCCCATTGCCAGCACCCAGGCCATGCAGCGCACCTACCGGGGTGGCAGCTCCGACGCGGTGGTGTGTAAGCTCAGCGCCGACCTGAGTAGCCTGCAGTGGAGCACCTACCTGGGCGGGCAAGGAGCCGATGCGGCCTATTCCATCCAGGTGGGCCCGACGCGCGACGTGTACGTAAGTGGGGGCACAAGCAGCACCGACTTTCCTACTACGCCCGGCGCACACCAATCCCAGCACCCCACCAGCGACGTGGACGGCTTTGTGGCCCACCTCAGCAGCACCGGCACCAAGATGGAGCAGGCCACCTACCTGGGCACCGGCCTTTATGATCAGGCCTACTTTATTCAGCTCGATGCCGTTTCGAACGTGTACGTGCTGGGCCAAACCAACGGGGTATACCCGGTCACGCCGGGCCTGTACTCCACGCTGCGCGGCAATCATTTTGTGCAGAAGTTCAACCCTACGCTCAGCCAGAGCCTGTACTCCACCCGCTTCGGCGGCGGCCGCAGCACCACGCCGAACCTGTCGTTAACCGCGTTTCTGGTCGACGACTGTGAGCGAATCTACATCTGTGGCTGGGGCGGCACCGTCAATGCCGGCTTCAGCGGGGGCGGTACCAGTGAGCTAGTCGTGACGCCCAATGCCCTGCAGTCGGGTACCGACGGCTCCGACTTTTACCTGGCCCAGTTTTCTCCCGGCATGAAGGATCTGGACTACGCCACGTTTTTTGGGGAAGCCGGCGGCCGGGGGGAGCACGTCGACGGAGGCACGTCCCGCTTCGACAAGCGCGGCATCGTGTACCAGGCCGTGTGTGGCGGCTGCACGGGCACCTCGGGTTTTCCCACCTTGCCCACCGGCAGCTTTTCCTCGACCAACAACAGCCGCAACTGCAACAACGCCGCGTTCAAGATTGACTTTGGCGTGCGCCTCGCCGACCCCGGCCCTAACCGCTCCGTGTGCGTCAGCGCGGCCCCGTTTACACTGGGCGGCAGCCCGGCCGGCGGCACCTGGTCGGGCCCGGGCGTGTCGGCGCGGGCGGGCGGCGGCTACGAGTTTACGCCTTCCGTGGCCCGGCTTGGCGTCAATGTGCTGACGTACTCGGTTGCTTCGACGGGCGTCTGCGTCAGTACCCGCAGCCTGCGCGTCACGGTCACCCCGGAAGTAGCACCCGTATTTGTTCCAGTGCCACCGCAGTGCGCCGCCACTTCCGCGGCCATTTCCTTGTCGGCCACCCCGGCCGGGGGCACGTTCAGCGGCCCGGGCGTCAGCGGCAACACGTTCACACCTTCCCTGGCCCAGGCCGGCACCCACCTCCTTACTTATTCGTTCAGCGACACCACCCGCTGCGGCTCAGTTACCCAAACCGTGGTGGTAGACCCGCCGCGCCCAGTCGAAGCTGGCCCCAACCTGACGCTGTGCTCCTACGAAACGCAGCCGATTCAGCTGACGGGCTTCAGTCCGGAGGGCGGAGTGTGGAGCGG belongs to Hymenobacter cellulosilyticus and includes:
- a CDS encoding DUF7948 domain-containing protein; amino-acid sequence: MYPCRRSSPGIPEQPARTLEFVENKGQWPARVQYLAELPSGRLFLEKTGFTYAFVDSKALDQHHDHGAPAAKLPAHAYSMTFVNGNANPDMVAATATDEQRNYFLGNDSRKWAARVRGFRQVRYQNIYPGISTELYENADGHLEYDFQVGAKAQPSQIRLRYNGAQHLSLHEGQLRIQTSVGTVVELAPRAWQQQGEKRVPVACEYVLQNNVVSFRLGRYNHELPLIIDPTVLFSSFTGSTADNWGFTATYDPQGNMYSGGIVFGVGFPTVLGAYDTSFNGLADIAIFKYTTTNTGSASRAYATYLGGDSTEAPHSLVVNPAGELVIMGASSSRNYPTTAGAYDRSFNGGPRVNNVNGLRYINGCDIIVSKLSADGSRLTASTFLGGAGTDGLVPTGPLTHNYGDQFRGDVIADGSGNVYIASVTGSGDFPIASTQAMQRTYRGGSSDAVVCKLSADLSSLQWSTYLGGQGADAAYSIQVGPTRDVYVSGGTSSTDFPTTPGAHQSQHPTSDVDGFVAHLSSTGTKMEQATYLGTGLYDQAYFIQLDAVSNVYVLGQTNGVYPVTPGLYSTLRGNHFVQKFNPTLSQSLYSTRFGGGRSTTPNLSLTAFLVDDCERIYICGWGGTVNAGFSGGGTSELVVTPNALQSGTDGSDFYLAQFSPGMKDLDYATFFGEAGGRGEHVDGGTSRFDKRGIVYQAVCGGCTGTSGFPTLPTGSFSSTNNSRNCNNAAFKIDFGVRLADPGPNRSVCVSAAPFTLGGSPAGGTWSGPGVSARAGGGYEFTPSVARLGVNVLTYSVASTGVCVSTRSLRVTVTPEVAPVFVPVPPQCAATSAAISLSATPAGGTFSGPGVSGNTFTPSLAQAGTHLLTYSFSDTTRCGSVTQTVVVDPPRPVEAGPNLTLCSYETQPIQLTGFSPEGGVWSGQGVSASGLFTPPNTNNRGAIITLRYSFSDNACSTSDTRTVVLAPSAGTNIDLNVPACEAAPQYTALAPFTHTFAPILPGGVYQWSFGDGGTSTEANPTHTYSQPGQYQVRLTAFYSNCEVLTQFAPVNVGDVFIPNIITPNDDPERLNEQFVPRFSCEPASLQVFTRWGNKVYETAAYHNDWRGENLPDGVYYYLLRDAAGRSAKGWVEVKR